A single genomic interval of Vicia villosa cultivar HV-30 ecotype Madison, WI unplaced genomic scaffold, Vvil1.0 ctg.000060F_1_1, whole genome shotgun sequence harbors:
- the LOC131623280 gene encoding uncharacterized protein LOC131623280 translates to MTSLEALAMFLWSCAHSETNRNVQNKFGKSGETVSRKFGEVLDSLCLLAKEIVRPPDYKFTEIPSKIKNDRRYWPHFEGCIGAIDGTHIPAIVPTKDQICYIGRKGYPTQNVMLVCNLDMLFTFVVVGWPGTAHDTRILSCVIEEMKSVFPHPPEGKYYLVDAGYPNMKGYLSPFKGERYHIPDFRDGSQVEGMHEVFNHAHSSLRNLIERTIGVWKKRWHILCDMRPFSLIKQQKIIVATTALHNFIRMYGLEDEEINKNDDNSEYMTGREEDININEDVGLYNPKRVQDGGYMNRVRNQIALALMENRNV, encoded by the exons ATGACATCATTGGAGGCACTTGCTATGTTTCTTTGGAGTTGTGCACATAGTGAAACTAATCGAAATGTTCAAAATAAATTTGGAAAATCAGGAGAAACTGTAAGTAGAAAGTTTGGGGAAGTTTTGGATAGTTTATGTTTATTAGCAAAGGAAATTGTAAGGCCTCCGGATTATAAATTTACTGAAattccatccaaaataaaaaatgatcGTAGGTATTGGCCTCATTTTGAAGGATGCATTGGTGCAATCGATGGAACACATATCCCTGCCATTGTTCCCACTAAAGATCAAATTTGTTATATTGGTAGAAAGGGATATCCAACCCAAAATGTCATGTTGGTGTGCAATTTAGACATGTTATTCACTTTTGTTGTTGTTGGTTGGCCTGGTACTGCACATGACACTCGTATTCTTTCATGTGTGATTGAAGAAATGAAAAGTGTGTTCCCTCATCCTCCAGAAG GAAAGTACTATCTTGTTGATGCTGGATATCCAAACATGAAAGGGTATCTATCACCATTCAAAGGTGAAAGATATCATATTCCTGATTTTAGAGATGGGAGTCAGGTAGAAGGAATGCATGAAGTATTCAACCATGCACATTCTTCATTGAGAAATCTCATTGAGAGAACAATTGGAGTTTGGAAGAAACGATGGCATATACTATGTGATATGAGACCATTTTCACTCATTAAACAACAGAAGATCATAGTTGCAACAACCGCACTCCATAATTTTATTCGGATGTATGGTCTTGAAGATGAGGAAATTAATAAAAATGATGATAACTCTGAATATATGACTGGTCGTGAAGAAGATATAAATATAAATGAAGACGTGGGTTTATATAATCCAAAAAGAGTACAAGATGGAGGTTACATGAATCGAGTTAGAAACCAAATAGCCCTTGCATTGATGGAAAATAGGAATGTATGA